Proteins encoded together in one Campylobacter concisus window:
- the cas10 gene encoding type III-A CRISPR-associated protein Cas10/Csm1 — MSKFSSYFSDGFVSLEQGSKSIDEILQDRMFLIGGDFYGIQKFIFDNLGSKNAAKVLRAKSAFCELFMMVLAKFICQKLGIDEKCILSCTAGKFEILSPKFDEAAFKEIKGVINAYFIKNFFGVSGVSLSCVECERADFTEPKRYKELRDKISKAVELEKFKKLNLKEQEPVLSYDKGITNQTLCRICNIRKIAHDKDKCEICAAFVRLGEKLAGDSKKINSKDIGIDFMDVDLEISENIRSYVAKNAGSIVDFEDLAKKSCGDNAIAVIKADVDNMGNFIKHSDVTQNFANFDTFSKGINNFFSLYVPRKMKEKFENSYTVFAGGDDLLIVGSYDQMIELAVFVRQEFMKFIKTKDLSISFGIVLAKPSTPISFLAQTSEKWLESSKEMSGKDAISIFGETAKWDSYLNVRSQILDEFTKFNIDNTAFLYRLLELCEMSKKVCEDVKNTMWKSKLSYSFTRNMQGGGEMNELLLMLNNVIENNPKESKMAICEYIYKRRER, encoded by the coding sequence ATGAGCAAATTTAGCAGTTATTTTAGCGACGGGTTTGTCTCTTTGGAGCAAGGATCTAAGAGTATAGATGAGATATTGCAAGATAGGATGTTTTTAATAGGCGGAGACTTTTATGGGATACAAAAATTTATATTTGATAATCTAGGCTCAAAAAACGCAGCCAAAGTACTAAGAGCAAAGTCTGCATTCTGCGAGCTTTTTATGATGGTCTTAGCTAAATTTATCTGCCAAAAACTGGGCATAGATGAAAAATGTATCTTATCATGCACGGCTGGTAAATTTGAGATACTATCCCCCAAATTTGATGAAGCTGCTTTTAAAGAGATAAAAGGCGTTATAAATGCTTATTTTATAAAAAATTTCTTTGGCGTTAGCGGTGTTAGCCTATCTTGCGTGGAGTGCGAAAGGGCTGACTTTACGGAGCCTAAGCGATATAAAGAGCTAAGGGATAAGATCAGCAAGGCTGTGGAGCTAGAGAAATTTAAAAAGTTAAATTTAAAAGAGCAAGAACCGGTGCTTTCATACGACAAGGGCATAACAAATCAAACTCTTTGCAGGATCTGCAATATAAGAAAGATAGCTCACGACAAAGATAAATGCGAAATTTGTGCCGCCTTTGTACGTCTTGGCGAAAAGCTAGCTGGCGATAGTAAGAAGATAAATAGCAAAGATATAGGCATAGACTTTATGGATGTGGATCTTGAGATAAGTGAAAATATAAGATCATACGTCGCTAAAAATGCGGGCAGCATAGTGGATTTTGAAGATCTGGCTAAAAAATCGTGCGGAGATAATGCGATCGCCGTGATAAAAGCTGACGTAGATAATATGGGAAATTTCATAAAACATAGCGATGTTACGCAAAACTTTGCAAATTTTGACACCTTTTCAAAGGGGATAAATAACTTTTTTTCTTTATATGTGCCAAGAAAGATGAAAGAGAAATTTGAAAATAGCTACACGGTCTTTGCGGGTGGAGATGATCTGCTGATAGTTGGTAGCTATGACCAGATGATAGAGCTCGCCGTTTTTGTAAGGCAAGAGTTTATGAAATTTATAAAAACAAAAGATCTAAGTATCTCTTTTGGCATCGTTTTAGCAAAACCATCTACGCCTATAAGCTTTCTAGCGCAAACTAGCGAAAAGTGGCTGGAGAGCTCAAAAGAGATGAGTGGAAAAGATGCGATCAGCATCTTTGGAGAGACTGCTAAGTGGGATAGCTATCTAAATGTCAGAAGTCAAATTTTAGATGAATTTACTAAATTTAATATAGACAATACGGCGTTTTTATATAGACTGCTTGAGCTTTGCGAGATGAGTAAAAAAGTATGTGAGGATGTGAAAAATACGATGTGGAAGTCAAAGCTAAGCTATAGCTTTACTAGAAATATGCAAGGTGGTGGTGAGATGAACGAGCTGCTTCTTATGCTAAATAATGTGATAGAAAACAATCCAAAGGAGAGTAAGATGGCTATTTGTGAATACATATATAAAAGGAGAGAACGATGA
- a CDS encoding helix-turn-helix transcriptional regulator, with the protein MHSHDKIAFRLAQILIKLNDGARLSIDELTEEFSVNKRTILRDFERLNILPIEKANGKYFLADYALGKLSYKDIHAFAILSGVKSLFPDLDDKFISDILNEKLNKAYLIKNQGFEDLQISRAEFEEISAAIIKNKIVECSYNAKFRSLKPYKLINNNGVWYLLADDSGRLKNFTLSKLENIKIKDSTFKPNEEFINRIKQNDTNWFSDVKFEVILEIKSEAMSYFKRKKFLPNFKIISEDKDRIILSTEVAYDDEVLRVVKYWLPFIKIKEPEYLRVKFEKLLEEYLECS; encoded by the coding sequence ATGCACTCACACGACAAGATAGCCTTTAGGCTCGCTCAAATTTTAATAAAGCTAAATGACGGAGCAAGGCTTAGCATAGATGAGCTCACAGAGGAATTTAGTGTCAATAAAAGAACCATTCTAAGGGACTTTGAGCGCCTAAATATACTGCCCATAGAAAAAGCAAATGGCAAATACTTTTTGGCTGATTATGCACTTGGTAAGCTTAGCTATAAAGATATCCATGCATTTGCCATACTGAGTGGAGTGAAGTCTTTGTTTCCGGACCTAGACGATAAATTTATAAGCGACATCTTAAACGAGAAGCTAAACAAGGCCTATCTCATCAAAAATCAAGGCTTTGAGGATCTGCAAATTTCAAGAGCCGAGTTTGAAGAGATAAGCGCTGCTATCATTAAAAATAAGATAGTTGAGTGCTCTTATAACGCTAAATTTAGGTCACTAAAACCATACAAACTGATAAACAACAATGGCGTCTGGTACCTGCTAGCAGATGATAGTGGTAGGCTTAAAAATTTCACCCTTTCAAAGCTTGAAAATATAAAGATAAAAGATAGCACATTTAAGCCAAATGAAGAATTTATAAACCGCATCAAGCAAAACGATACAAACTGGTTTTCAGATGTGAAATTTGAAGTGATACTGGAGATAAAAAGCGAGGCGATGAGCTACTTTAAAAGAAAGAAATTCTTGCCAAATTTTAAAATAATAAGCGAGGATAAAGATAGGATCATCCTAAGCACAGAGGTAGCCTATGACGATGAGGTCCTGCGCGTGGTCAAATACTGGTTGCCATTTATCAAGATAAAAGAGCCTGAATATCTAAGGGTGAAATTTGAGAAATTGCTTGAAGAGTATCTAGAATGCAGTTGA
- the csm3 gene encoding type III-A CRISPR-associated RAMP protein Csm3, producing the protein MKILTLKGQIELLSGLHIGGGDDTMKIGGIDSQVIKDINTSKPYIPGSSLKGKMRSLLEWNNRLVGYGEGEVFNSKILEKVPEPDKKAAQNLLKIFGDKENKFGITRISVGDCLLSKECEGLKLSEAKYENVINRESGTAEHPRQIERVPAGVKFDLVIRLKVFDEKEPYNDNENELKEMVDSGLKLIQNDYLGGSGSRGYGRVEFKNLRWE; encoded by the coding sequence ATGAAAATTTTAACTTTAAAGGGACAAATAGAGCTTTTAAGCGGACTTCATATAGGTGGCGGCGATGATACTATGAAGATAGGTGGCATAGACTCGCAGGTGATAAAAGATATAAACACAAGTAAGCCTTACATCCCTGGAAGCTCGCTAAAAGGTAAAATGAGAAGCTTACTAGAGTGGAATAATAGGCTAGTTGGATATGGTGAAGGAGAGGTCTTTAACTCTAAAATTTTAGAAAAAGTACCAGAGCCAGATAAAAAAGCGGCGCAAAATTTACTAAAAATTTTTGGCGATAAAGAGAATAAATTTGGCATTACTAGGATAAGTGTTGGGGATTGTTTGTTATCTAAAGAGTGCGAAGGGCTAAAACTAAGCGAAGCAAAATATGAAAACGTGATCAATAGAGAAAGCGGAACTGCCGAGCATCCTCGCCAGATCGAGCGTGTGCCAGCTGGAGTGAAATTTGACCTTGTTATTAGACTAAAAGTTTTTGATGAAAAAGAGCCTTATAACGACAACGAAAACGAGCTAAAAGAGATGGTTGATAGCGGACTTAAGCTAATACAAAACGACTATCTAGGCGGTAGCGGCTCAAGAGGTTACGGAAGGGTTGAATTTAAAAATTTAAGGTGGGAATAA
- the csm4 gene encoding type III-A CRISPR-associated RAMP protein Csm4 — MTLCKTTITPKSNFTTPLKGDTLFGQICWAIRYRLGEDRLNELLSDYDKKPFLIVSDGFASGYLPKPSMPSHLLGENLELKKENRKKIWLSMEDLQGGNFKNAKTSDEAGYELTKNATIKNSINYHTFTTDESGKFAPYALMEMKFSKQDIYFLLDDKFKLDELEKVLEVVSKSGYGKRASIGKGAFEYRAFEKVSVKKNSNAFMTLSPVVIDDENLKEFYYEPFTRFGKHGGGLASTNPFKSPLLMADSGSVVIYDEICEKEYIGKAISGHSTNANTVHQGYSILIATEIKNAQ, encoded by the coding sequence ATGACACTTTGTAAAACTACCATAACACCCAAGTCAAATTTCACAACGCCTCTAAAGGGTGATACTTTGTTTGGACAAATTTGCTGGGCGATCAGATATAGGCTTGGAGAAGATAGGCTAAATGAGCTACTAAGTGACTATGACAAAAAGCCATTTTTGATAGTATCTGATGGCTTTGCTAGTGGATATCTGCCAAAGCCTAGCATGCCAAGTCATCTTTTGGGCGAAAATTTGGAGCTAAAAAAAGAAAATAGGAAAAAAATTTGGCTTAGCATGGAGGATCTGCAAGGTGGAAATTTCAAAAATGCTAAAACAAGTGACGAGGCTGGCTATGAACTAACAAAAAACGCAACGATAAAAAACTCCATAAACTACCATACGTTTACGACCGATGAGAGCGGTAAATTTGCGCCTTATGCTTTAATGGAGATGAAATTTAGCAAGCAAGATATCTACTTTTTGCTAGATGATAAATTTAAACTTGACGAACTAGAAAAAGTGCTTGAAGTTGTATCTAAAAGTGGATATGGCAAGAGAGCTAGCATAGGCAAAGGAGCGTTTGAGTACAGAGCGTTTGAGAAGGTGTCTGTAAAAAAGAACTCAAATGCCTTTATGACGCTTAGTCCAGTCGTGATAGATGATGAAAATTTAAAAGAATTTTACTATGAGCCATTTACTAGATTTGGCAAACATGGTGGAGGGCTTGCAAGCACAAATCCTTTTAAAAGCCCACTCCTAATGGCAGATAGCGGTAGCGTGGTGATATATGATGAAATTTGCGAAAAAGAGTATATAGGAAAGGCTATAAGCGGACACTCTACAAACGCAAACACAGTGCACCAAGGATATAGCATACTAATAGCTACGGAGATAAAAAATGCACAATGA
- the csm2 gene encoding type III-A CRISPR-associated protein Csm2, whose protein sequence is MSGYNRSGGGNYNAGNKPQADFLPPIVLDYKKNPNLFDETAKIVADLVSARTKATQIRAFYDYIIELEQKSNSEDFSEVLPFVKMLNSKAAYSKSRKCSSDEFVEMINKCVAQVKTKDDLRVFKLFFEAVIGFAKK, encoded by the coding sequence ATGAGTGGATACAATAGAAGTGGTGGTGGCAACTATAATGCCGGCAATAAACCGCAAGCTGACTTTTTACCGCCTATAGTTTTGGACTACAAGAAAAATCCAAATTTGTTTGATGAAACAGCAAAGATCGTCGCTGATCTAGTCTCTGCTAGAACAAAAGCTACTCAGATAAGAGCATTTTATGACTATATAATCGAGCTAGAGCAAAAGTCAAATAGTGAAGACTTCAGCGAAGTTTTGCCATTTGTAAAGATGCTAAATTCAAAAGCGGCTTACTCTAAGTCAAGAAAATGCTCAAGCGATGAATTTGTCGAGATGATAAATAAATGTGTGGCTCAGGTAAAGACAAAAGATGATCTAAGGGTATTTAAACTCTTTTTTGAGGCCGTTATAGGCTTTGCTAAAAAATAA
- a CDS encoding reverse transcriptase domain-containing protein has protein sequence MFDLNLEDIFTKSSFEYALKRLKHTALGLDGLSIDDLCSEAFFAELKDEILNLSYSPQPLKRAFIPKENKDELRKLAIPSLKDKFAQNILISELSSYFDKSFSNRSYAYRSGKSYSNAIFRARDFCLTHDFVLKTDIKDFFENINHAKLLEILRSNIKDTRIIRLIELWIKNGIFEHFDYTSHTKGVHQGDVLSPLLSNIYLDQMDKFLEHSSIEFVRYADDFVLFFGSRETCEQGLARLKDFLVTT, from the coding sequence ATGTTTGATCTAAATTTAGAGGATATTTTTACAAAAAGCTCATTTGAGTACGCATTAAAAAGGCTCAAGCACACAGCCTTAGGGCTTGACGGACTTAGCATAGATGATCTCTGCTCAGAGGCATTTTTTGCCGAGCTAAAGGATGAAATTTTAAACCTCTCTTATTCGCCCCAGCCCTTAAAACGAGCCTTCATCCCCAAAGAGAACAAAGACGAGCTTCGCAAACTAGCCATCCCATCTTTAAAAGATAAATTTGCGCAAAATATCCTTATTAGCGAGCTTTCAAGCTATTTTGACAAGAGCTTTTCAAACCGCTCCTACGCCTACCGAAGTGGCAAATCATACTCAAACGCCATCTTTCGAGCCAGAGATTTTTGCTTGACGCACGACTTTGTCTTAAAAACCGACATAAAAGACTTTTTTGAAAACATAAACCACGCAAAACTGCTTGAAATTTTACGCTCAAATATCAAAGACACTCGCATTATTAGACTCATCGAGCTTTGGATAAAAAATGGTATTTTCGAGCATTTTGACTATACTTCTCACACAAAAGGCGTCCATCAAGGAGACGTCTTAAGCCCACTTCTTTCAAACATCTACCTTGATCAAATGGATAAATTTCTCGAGCATAGCAGTATAGAGTTTGTAAGATACGCAGATGATTTTGTTCTATTTTTTGGCTCACGTGAAACCTGCGAGCAAGGGCTTGCCAGACTAAAAGACTTTCTAGTAACCACATAA
- a CDS encoding aminotransferase, giving the protein MIVKISKGEKGVADYLKTGKKRDSKLTRDEKDDRLPLAGNLDLIEMSEKHQIKKKNKKYNYYHISLSFTSEEWSRLYESGNIYEFIMDFLRLTFPNHDIDELLFYAEAHLPIIKEEPYIPRPEGALENRTLNKKHKNGEPLKREPHIHLIVSFENMKFTHSVKTGGVIYTKGAAKQQVKAIMAKSAEKFKRVVNDILSNKYGLNNIEPLSMDEDQLKKQYESFKSAAQKVKKGKEKDTRIKIETDVVIEPKANTKEQNISVEELLADAKNSTADYLLRMIEEDESFKKDYYDRAKRLNAVDIREFLPMINAKFNITAKPEMVNDKYKVRVDGFNGTYNLTDLMCKIVYNGRKGALFHVVNELEQMLIELQANKNEPKITLSVSSDFNIQNQEPKTQVLNSWKTIQIEPYNLKPILKNYSAISVASFKDKSKEASSIDGITPTLIYDIDNSKFSANNAQNLLQSKGIKGFIYPTTYQALDAKVEKFKLIIPTTDAPSLNEYNEYIKEITRELGLYNIVNNSSLHPSKFHYTPVPGSEVISISGKTFDNTRAIEDASLKTDINNMDIRAIYEDLQNQRKYELSHEPKDSNLHIKRASYQAISSKIPIKELIEYFDESTMVKKYKDYQILFNNNSRYLYLSEENTAYSFSQNRHYTPYIYIRDKFYEAARKIKTGFYDDDLIQKLSITKNEYEGFVKDIDNHLDINRYYLAFINRTENFKKYLSDIAKINYKGLIYNIKTYMKDWQDMQGFNNLKEHYKTDKICLAEDHISFDSLKIIKQELYNQGLDKDFGVEQSTQQSNEIEGKEQNVKLGYDGLRR; this is encoded by the coding sequence ATGATAGTTAAGATCTCAAAGGGAGAAAAAGGCGTAGCTGATTATCTAAAAACTGGCAAGAAAAGAGATTCAAAGCTAACTAGAGATGAAAAAGATGATAGATTGCCACTGGCTGGAAATTTAGATCTTATAGAGATGTCTGAAAAGCACCAGATAAAGAAAAAGAACAAAAAATATAACTACTATCATATATCCTTGTCATTTACTTCAGAGGAGTGGAGCAGACTATATGAAAGTGGCAATATATATGAGTTTATAATGGACTTTTTAAGGCTAACTTTCCCAAATCACGACATAGATGAGCTACTTTTTTATGCTGAAGCTCATTTGCCTATAATCAAAGAAGAACCATATATTCCTCGTCCAGAAGGGGCGCTAGAAAATAGAACATTAAACAAGAAACATAAAAACGGTGAACCACTAAAAAGAGAGCCTCATATTCATCTAATAGTCTCTTTTGAAAATATGAAATTTACTCATAGCGTAAAAACTGGTGGAGTTATATATACAAAAGGTGCAGCCAAGCAACAAGTAAAAGCTATTATGGCTAAATCAGCAGAGAAATTTAAAAGAGTAGTTAATGACATCTTATCTAACAAGTATGGATTAAATAATATAGAGCCTTTAAGTATGGATGAAGACCAACTAAAAAAACAATATGAAAGCTTTAAAAGTGCAGCACAAAAGGTTAAGAAAGGCAAAGAAAAAGATACACGGATAAAGATAGAAACAGATGTGGTGATCGAGCCAAAAGCTAATACAAAAGAGCAAAATATAAGTGTTGAAGAGCTGCTAGCTGACGCTAAAAATTCTACAGCTGATTATCTGTTAAGAATGATAGAAGAAGATGAGAGTTTCAAAAAAGACTATTATGATAGAGCAAAGAGGCTTAATGCAGTGGATATAAGAGAATTTTTGCCTATGATCAATGCAAAATTTAACATCACTGCAAAACCTGAAATGGTAAATGACAAATATAAAGTAAGAGTGGATGGTTTTAATGGAACTTATAATCTAACTGATCTAATGTGTAAGATAGTCTACAATGGCAGAAAAGGAGCGTTGTTTCACGTAGTTAATGAGCTAGAGCAAATGCTTATAGAGCTTCAAGCTAATAAAAATGAGCCAAAGATAACATTAAGTGTAAGTAGTGACTTTAACATACAAAATCAAGAGCCAAAAACTCAAGTGCTAAATAGCTGGAAAACGATACAAATAGAGCCATACAACCTAAAACCAATACTTAAAAACTATTCAGCTATATCAGTGGCAAGTTTTAAAGATAAAAGTAAAGAAGCTAGCAGTATTGATGGCATAACTCCTACGCTTATATATGATATAGATAACTCTAAATTTAGTGCAAATAATGCTCAAAATTTACTACAAAGTAAAGGAATAAAAGGCTTCATATACCCAACCACCTATCAAGCGCTAGACGCAAAAGTAGAGAAATTTAAACTCATCATACCCACAACAGATGCTCCAAGCTTAAATGAATATAATGAATACATAAAAGAGATAACAAGAGAGCTTGGGTTATATAACATAGTAAATAACTCCAGCTTGCATCCTAGTAAATTTCACTACACTCCAGTGCCAGGATCTGAAGTTATAAGCATTAGTGGAAAAACTTTTGATAATACAAGAGCCATTGAAGATGCCAGCCTAAAAACAGACATTAATAATATGGATATTAGAGCCATATATGAAGATTTACAAAATCAAAGAAAATATGAGCTTAGCCATGAACCAAAAGATAGCAACTTGCATATTAAAAGAGCAAGCTATCAGGCTATATCATCAAAGATTCCAATAAAAGAGTTAATAGAATACTTTGACGAGAGTACTATGGTTAAAAAATATAAAGATTATCAAATACTTTTTAATAATAACAGTAGATATCTATACTTGTCAGAAGAAAATACAGCCTATTCTTTTAGTCAAAATAGACACTATACTCCATATATCTATATTAGAGATAAATTTTATGAAGCAGCCAGAAAGATAAAAACTGGATTTTATGATGATGATCTCATTCAAAAGCTAAGTATTACAAAAAATGAATATGAAGGCTTCGTAAAAGATATCGATAACCATCTAGATATAAATAGATACTATTTAGCTTTTATAAATAGAACCGAAAACTTTAAAAAATATCTATCAGATATAGCTAAGATTAACTATAAAGGCTTAATTTATAATATAAAAACATATATGAAAGATTGGCAAGATATGCAAGGTTTTAATAATCTAAAGGAGCATTATAAAACAGATAAGATATGTCTAGCAGAGGATCATATATCATTTGATTCACTAAAAATAATAAAGCAAGAGCTATATAATCAAGGACTTGATAAGGACTTTGGGGTGGAGCAATCAACACAACAATCAAATGAGATAGAGGGCAAAGAGCAAAATGTAAAGTTAGGATATGATGGTTTGAGAAGGTAG
- the cas6 gene encoding CRISPR system precrRNA processing endoribonuclease RAMP protein Cas6, producing the protein MLKYLELAVCGTNLKPTYPFIGSTIRGTFGHALRYASCPFVRQECGTCDISGSCIYDEFFENISDTPNFRLDIELGQTSFDFKILLFEHAVSYLPYVAIAVKNMQEIGLGASRDKFKLSHFALNGKMVETKFLLNSEPETLNFTPNFTAGDYEIRLQTPLRIKQKNTLVKSEIDFRLFIRQIAMRFDGISGTKMDKFEVKFERFEQELSFYDLERYSNRQHTKMQFGGVIGKMRVYGLDERSAGLLQLATITGVGKSTVFGLGKIDVTQI; encoded by the coding sequence ATGCTAAAGTATTTAGAGTTAGCCGTTTGCGGCACAAATTTAAAGCCCACCTACCCATTTATAGGCTCTACTATTAGAGGCACCTTCGGACACGCACTAAGGTACGCAAGCTGCCCTTTCGTCAGACAAGAGTGCGGCACATGCGATATTTCTGGTAGCTGTATTTATGATGAATTTTTTGAAAACATCTCTGATACGCCAAATTTTAGGCTAGATATCGAGCTTGGCCAAACGAGCTTTGACTTTAAAATTTTGCTTTTCGAGCATGCCGTTAGCTACCTGCCATATGTAGCTATCGCTGTTAAAAATATGCAAGAGATCGGCCTTGGCGCAAGTAGAGATAAATTTAAGCTCAGCCACTTCGCGCTAAATGGCAAAATGGTTGAAACTAAATTTTTACTAAACTCCGAGCCAGAAACTCTAAATTTCACACCAAATTTCACCGCAGGCGACTACGAGATCCGCCTTCAAACCCCACTTCGCATAAAACAAAAGAACACCCTTGTTAAAAGTGAGATAGATTTTAGGTTATTTATCCGCCAGATCGCCATGCGATTTGATGGCATTTCAGGCACGAAGATGGATAAATTTGAAGTTAAATTTGAGCGTTTCGAGCAAGAGCTTAGCTTTTACGACCTTGAGCGCTACTCAAACCGCCAGCACACCAAGATGCAATTTGGTGGCGTTATAGGCAAGATGCGAGTTTATGGCCTTGATGAGCGCTCAGCAGGGCTTTTACAGCTAGCCACTATCACAGGCGTTGGCAAAAGCACCGTTTTTGGACTAGGCAAGATAGATGTGACGCAGATCTAG
- a CDS encoding NUMOD1 domain-containing DNA-binding protein encodes MPKNIKDKVLSIRITSQQNSKLSDMTRELKISRSEIISYLIDNGTINSESIKKKELYPTIITYFARPFNNINQMAKKLNIAYKTSGNIDLKTILQTQEELYKVQSVLTEILSLIRNNYDS; translated from the coding sequence ATGCCAAAAAATATCAAGGATAAGGTGCTCTCTATAAGGATCACTTCTCAGCAAAATAGCAAATTATCTGATATGACTAGAGAACTAAAAATATCAAGATCAGAAATCATTTCCTATCTTATAGATAATGGCACTATAAATTCTGAATCCATAAAAAAGAAAGAGCTATATCCAACAATCATTACATATTTTGCTAGACCTTTTAACAATATCAATCAAATGGCAAAGAAACTAAATATAGCTTATAAGACTAGTGGCAATATAGATTTAAAAACGATACTGCAAACACAAGAAGAATTGTACAAAGTTCAATCAGTCCTAACTGAAATTTTAAGCCTAATAAGGAATAACTATGATAGTTAA
- a CDS encoding RAMP superfamily CRISPR-associated protein: MHNETKNYKIKLNPISPIHIGTGEAYEPMNYVIDRGADDKYYMYVFDEFEFFKKLDDKFKDEFMKIASDTTSDGILKLQKFIKEKSSLAKKVSYYKMQALKNIAEDYNDKIGKVVQREGGGKKVINQLVVEKTLISPNLKKAIIPGSSLKGAIATAFGEMLYKKSKSYDTKEYFGDFLVADSEVIESHTFASVATNIKRNRASRDQNASQGIPVRYEAINSKSEFKTTFTIKNNKFGIDELIKACNSHYMPIFASQFSYETDEFTREGLSDKFIEKYEHLKLEDNQFLLRVGKHSGARAVTVDGARRIKIMRGREKPSIQEEETTAWLINKQPFGWLLCEILEED; the protein is encoded by the coding sequence ATGCACAATGAAACTAAAAACTATAAGATCAAACTAAACCCTATAAGCCCTATACATATAGGTACTGGAGAGGCCTATGAGCCTATGAACTACGTCATAGATAGAGGCGCGGATGATAAATACTATATGTATGTTTTTGATGAATTTGAGTTTTTTAAAAAACTTGACGATAAGTTTAAAGATGAATTTATGAAAATAGCCTCAGACACTACTAGTGATGGCATATTGAAGCTGCAAAAATTTATAAAAGAGAAGAGTTCTTTGGCAAAAAAGGTCTCTTACTACAAAATGCAGGCACTAAAAAACATCGCAGAAGACTATAATGACAAAATAGGCAAGGTAGTTCAAAGAGAAGGTGGCGGTAAAAAAGTTATAAACCAACTAGTGGTCGAAAAGACACTTATATCTCCAAATTTAAAAAAAGCCATAATCCCAGGAAGCTCACTAAAAGGCGCTATAGCTACAGCTTTTGGTGAAATGCTTTATAAAAAGAGTAAAAGCTATGATACAAAAGAGTATTTTGGTGATTTTCTAGTGGCTGATAGTGAGGTGATAGAGTCACATACTTTTGCTTCTGTTGCTACAAATATAAAAAGAAATAGGGCCTCAAGAGACCAAAATGCAAGTCAAGGCATACCAGTAAGATATGAGGCAATAAATTCAAAAAGTGAATTTAAAACAACATTTACGATAAAAAATAATAAATTTGGCATAGACGAGCTAATAAAAGCTTGCAACTCTCACTATATGCCGATATTTGCCTCTCAGTTTAGCTATGAAACGGACGAATTTACACGCGAAGGACTATCTGATAAATTTATTGAGAAATACGAGCATTTAAAACTTGAGGATAATCAATTTTTATTGAGAGTTGGAAAGCATAGTGGTGCAAGAGCCGTTACGGTAGATGGCGCGAGAAGGATAAAAATAATGAGAGGCAGGGAAAAACCATCTATCCAAGAGGAGGAGACCACAGCTTGGCTTATCAATAAACAGCCGTTTGGTTGGCTACTTTGTGAAATTTTAGAAGAGGATTGA